A single region of the Silene latifolia isolate original U9 population chromosome 8, ASM4854445v1, whole genome shotgun sequence genome encodes:
- the LOC141595388 gene encoding uncharacterized protein LOC141595388: protein MPNGIFLVRFKTLEMQQKALMSDQLMFDNKPVIIHEWSADAELVKQEITNVPIWIKLIGIELKFWGKNALKKISGIIGEFMRCDEATEHKTLLNFAKILVKVPMSQSFPDFIEFKDEKGSVQKVKVEYDWLPITCTQCKGMGHVADQCRKTSDKVKVKPKVVTKQVWRPVVKPVAGQATAPSPMKATAVPKRTESPVLATPNVNGTVSTPVRILTRMNSHNGIESLPGKATFMEVFNSAIHKSVQMAKGGLSSGRTRVESKHKGGRVWLLWNPQAFDVSIEDITSQTIHAFVKDKINNREFWFTCVYGFNDQTMRGALWKRLKQYNDSSKDAWALGGDFNNVLGFQERIGGEVTIAEIQPFQECVDYCQLLDIKAVGS, encoded by the exons ATGCCCAATGGAATTTTCTTAGTGCGATTCAAAACCCTTGAGATGCAACAAAAAGCCTTGATGTCTGACCAACTCATGTTTGATAACAAGCCTGTCATTATCCATGAATGGAGTGCAGATGCTGAGTTAGTTAAACAAGAGATTACCAATGTTCCCATCTGGATAAAATTGATAGGAATTGAGTTAAAATTCTGGGGTAAGAATGCATTGAAGAAAATCAGTGGTATAATTGGAGAGTTTATGAGGTGTGATGAGGCTACTGAACACAAGACGCTGCTCAACTTTGCCAAGATACTGGTTAAAGTGCCTATGTCACAAAGTTTCCCTGATTTTATTGAATTTAAGGATGAGAAAGGGAGTGTGCAGAAAGTAAAGGTGGAGTATGATTGGCTTCCCATTACTTGCACTCAATGCAAAGGAATGGGACATGTAGCTGACCAGTGTAGAAAGACTTCTGATAAAGTTAAGGTCAAGCCAAAGGTTGTTACTAAACAGGTGTGGAGACCAGTGGTGAAACCTGTGGCTGGACAAGCAACTGCTCCTAGTCCAATGAAAGCTACAGCTGTTCCAAAGAGGACTGAGTCACCTGTGTTGGCCACTCCTAATGTGAATGGAACAGTCTCAACCCCAGTAAGGATTCTTACCAGGATGAATTCTCATAATGGTATAGAGAGTTTGCCAGGGAAAGCAACATTTATGGAAGTATTTAACAGTGCTATTCATAAATCTGTCCAGATGGCTAAGGGGGGACTGAGTAGTGGGAGAACTCGAGTGGAAAG CAAGCATAAAGGTGGTAGAGTGTGGCTGTTGTGGAACCCTCAAGCTTTTGATGTGAGTATTGAGGATATAACTAGTCAAACAATACATGCTTTTGTGAAGGATAAAATAAATAATAGAGAATTCTGGTTTACTTGTGTGTATGGCTTTAATGACCAGACCATGAGGGGTGCCTTATGGAAGAGACTGAAACAATATAATGATAGCTCCAAGGATGCTTGGGCTTTGGGAGGTGATTTTAACAATGTGTTAGGTTTTCAAGAAAGGATTGGTGGAGAGGTCACAATTGCTGAAATACAGCCTTTCCAGGAGTGTGTTGATTACTGTCAATTATTGGATATTAAGGCTGTTGGATCTTAA